One genomic window of Struthio camelus isolate bStrCam1 chromosome 1, bStrCam1.hap1, whole genome shotgun sequence includes the following:
- the IRS2 gene encoding insulin receptor substrate 2 isoform X2, with protein sequence MASPAVLGLLPPASPPAGPNLNNNNNNNQSVRKCGYLRKQKHGHKRFFVLRGPGGGEEAAGARLEYYESEKKWRNKSGAPKRVIALDSCLNINKRADAKHKYLIALYTKDEYFAVAAENEQEQEGWYRALTDLLNEGKAACQGSPHRHLSSPFSSSCSSAAAAASLAAAGEDLNYGLITPAAAAYREVWQVTLKPKGLGQSKNLTGVHRLCLSARTIGFVRLNCELPSVTLQLMNIRRCGHSDSFFFMEVGRSAATGPGELWMQADDSVVAQNIHETILEAMKALKELSEFRPRSKSQSSSSSSSGGAAGPGGSGASATHPITVPGRRHHHHHHHHLVNLPPSQTGLLRRSRTDSLAAAAKGTPCRVRTASEGDGCRVGSAAGSPMSPGPVRTPLSRSHTLSSGGGRQAGKLLPVLAGSGLPSSRSMSMPASHSPPSATSPVSLSSSSGLGSEPAPPHHPQRPSSGSASVSGSPSDAGFMSFDEYGSSPGGDLRPFSSSSTASNRSNTPESVAETPPVRDPGGGTDLYGYMAMERPPSGRLCYRPCPDAAADKGHRKRTYSLTTPCRQRPAPPQVSSASLDEYTLMRATFAGSAGRLFPSCQAGASPKVTYTPYPEDYGDIEIGSHRSSGSSSTNLPAGGGGGGGGGDDDGYMPMTPGVAAALGQGSRGSDDYMPMSPTSVSAPKQILQPRAGVGGGSPRNGSSYKTSSPGESSPDDSGYMRMWCGSKLSMESSDGRLSSGDYINMSPRDPQHGPQAPSLTPPDFFFAPSGHGASEPPKPGCYSYSSLPRSYKSQGLAKDSDQYVFMNSPGKMIPEEGVCGAGQSPAGTFAPSSHTVPSPLRHSRTESFLSQRCQRVVRPSRLSLETLRTLLPSMNEHPLPPEPKSPGEYINIDFGDAAVYSPPLLPADSPASSLGSGTGQRRSPLSDYMNIDFGSQSPSQSGTVSVGSLEALSPGSSSSTSQPDGRYLKAAVGVACLSSPSDGGDYTEMTFGMATTPPQPIVQKPESARVTSPTAGVKRLTLSGVEAFILSSPPPDPNRGAKVIRADPQGRRRHSSETFSSTTTVTPVSPSFAHNPKRHNSASVENVSLRKSEGLEEEQGSSPMCRETSAGFQNGLNYIAIDVVDGSLANCDKARSKARHVLNGGINGVETSAYASIDFLSHNLKEASAVKE encoded by the coding sequence atGGCGAGCCCCgccgtgctggggctgctgccccccgccagcccccccgccggccccaacctgaacaacaacaacaacaacaaccagaGCGTGCGGAAGTGCGGCTACCTGCGCAAGCAGAAGCACGGCCACAAGCGCTTCTTCGTGttgcgcgggccgggcggcggggaggaggcggcgggcgcccggctggAGTATTACGAGAGCGAGAAGAAATGGAGGAACAAGTCCGGGGCGCCCAAGCGGGTCATCGCGCTCGACTCCTGCCTCAACATCAACAAGCGGGCCGACGCCAAGCACAAGTACCTGATCGCCCTCTACACCAAGGACGAGTACTTCGCCGTGGCGGCCGAGAacgagcaggagcaggagggctggTACCGGGCTCTCACCGACCTGCTCAACGAGGGCAAGGCGGCCTGCCAGGGCTCCCCGCACCGCCACctctcctcgcccttctcctcctcctgcagcagcgccgccgccgccgcctccctggcCGCCGCCGGCGAGGACCTCAACTACGGGCTGatcaccccggccgccgccgcctaccGGGAGGTCTGGCAGGTGACGCTGAAGCCCAAGGGCTTGGGGCAGAGCAAAAACCTCACCGGCGTGCACCGGCTGTGCCTGTCGGCCCGCACCATCGGCTTCGTGCGCCTCAACTGCGAGCTGCCCTCGGTCACGCTGCAGCTGATGAACATCCGCCGCTGCGGCCACTCCGACAGCTTCTTCTTCATGGAGGTGGGGCGCTCGGCGGCCACGGGGCCCGGCGAGCTCTGGATGCAGGCGGACGACTCGGTGGTGGCCCAAAACATCCACGAGACCATCCTGGAGGCCATGAAGGCGCTGAAGGAGCTGTCCGAGTTCCGGCCCCGCAGCAAGagccagtcctcctcctcctcctcctccgggggggccgccgggcccggcggcagcggcgcctccGCCACGCACCCCATCACCGTGCccggccgccgccaccaccaccaccaccaccaccacctggtCAACCTGCCCCCCAGCCAGACCGGTCTGCTCCGCCGCTCCCGCACCGACAGCCTGGCGGCCGCCGCCAAGGGCACGCCGTGCCGGGTGCGGACGGCCAGCGAGGGCGATGGCTGCCGGGTGGGCTCGGCGGCCGGCAGCCCCATGAGCCCCGGCCCCGTGCGCACCCCGCTCAGCCGCTCGCACACGCttagcagcggcggcggcaggcaaGCGGGGAAGCTGCTGCCGGTGCTGGCCGGGAGCGGCCTGCCGAGCAGCCGCTCCATGTCCATGCCCGCCTCCCACTCGCCCCCCTCCGCCACCAGCCccgtcagcctctcctccagcagCGGCCTCGGCTCCGAGCCCGCCCCCCCGCACCACCCGCAGCGCCCGTCCAGCGGCAGCGCCTCCGTCTCCGGCTCGCCCAGCGACGCCGGCTTCATGTCCTTCGACGAGTacggctccagccccggcggcGACCTGcggcccttctcctcctcctccaccgccAGCAACCGCAGCAACACGCCCGAGTCGGTCGCCGAGACCCCCCCGGTGCGGGACCCCGGGGGCGGCACCGACCTCTACGGCTACATGGCCATGGAGCGGCCCCCCAGCGGCCGCCTCTGCTACCGGCCCTGCCCCGACGCCGCCGCCGACAAGGGCCATCGCAAGCGGACTTACTCGCTGACCACGCCGTGCCGGcagcggcccgccccgccgcaggtCTCCTCCGCCTCCCTCGACGAGTACACGCTGATGCGCGCCACCTTcgccggcagcgccggccgcctCTTCCCCTCCTGCCAGGCGGGAGCTTCCCCCAAAGTGACCTACACCCCCTACCCCGAGGACTACGGGGACATCGAGATCGGGTCCCACCGCAGCtccggcagcagcagcaccaaccTGCCGgcaggggggggaggggggggaggaggaggagacgatgATGGCTACATGCCCATGACTCCCGGCGTGGCCGCAGCCTTAGGGCAGGGAAGCCGGGGCAGTGATGACTACATGCCCATGAGCCCCACTAGCGTGTCCGCCCCCAAGCAGATCCTGCAGCCCCGGGCTGGGGTGGGTGGTGGGTCCCCCAGGAACGGGAGCAGCTACAAGACCAGCTCTCCCGGGGAGAGCTCTCCTGATGACAGCGGCTACATGAGGATGTGGTGTGGCTCCAAGCTGTCCATGGAGAGCTCAGACGGGAGGCTGAGCAGTGGCGACTATATCAATAtgtccccccgggacccccagcatGGGCCCCAGgctccctccctcacccccccaGACTTCTTTTTCGCCCCTTCAGGGCACGGGGCCAGCGAGCCCCCCAAGCCTGGCTGCTATTCGTACAGCTCCTTACCCCGCTCCTACAAGAGTCAGGGCCTGGCTAAGGACAGTGACCAGTACGTGTTCATGAATTCCCCGGGGAAGATGATCCCAGAGGAAGGGGTGTGCGGAGCGGGTCAGTCCCCTGCCGGCACCTTCGCTCCCTCCAGCCACACGGTGCCTTCGCCCCTGCGGCACAGCCGGACCGAGAGCTTCCTGAGCCAGCGGTGCCAGCGCGTGGTCCGGCCCAGCCGCCTCTCCTTGGAGACCTTGCGGACGCTGCTGCCCAGCATGAACGAGCACCCCCTGCCGCCTGAGCCCAAGAGCCCTGGTGAATACATTAATATCGACTTTGGGGATGCCGCCGTCTACTCTCCCCCCTTGCTGCCCGCTGACAGCCCAGCCTCCTCCCTGGGCTCGGGCACAGGGCAGAGGCGTTCCCCACTCTCCGACTACATGAACATTGACTTTGGTTcacagtcaccctcccagtcaggCACGGTCTCGGTGGGCTCCCTGGAAGCGCTCTCGCCAGGCTCTTCCTCCAGCACTAGCCAGCCTGACGGGCGCTACCTGAAGGCGGCCGTGGGGGTGGCTTGTTTGTCCAGCCCGTCCGATGGTGGGGATTACACCGAGATgacctttggcatggccaccacCCCACCCCAGCCCATCGTTCAGAAGCCAGAAAGTGCCCGGGTTAccagccccacggcgggggtGAAGAGGCTCACCCTCTCCGGGGTGGAGGCGTTCATTCTTTCCAGCCCTCCCCCCGACCCCAACCGTGGGGCCAAGGTCATTCGTGCGGATCCCCAGGGGCGCCGGAGGCACAGCTCTGAGActttctcctccaccaccactgtgacccccgtgtccccctcctttgcacacaaccccaaaaggcacaaCTCGGCCTCAGTGGAGAATGTGTCCCTCAGGAAAAGCGAAGGcctggaggaggagcagggcagcagccccaTGTGCCGGGAGACCTCAGCTGGCTTCCAGAATGGCCTCAACTACATTGCCATCGACGTGGTGGACGGCAGCCTGGCGAACTGTGACAAAGCCAGGTCTAAAGCCAGGCACGTCCTGAACGGGGGCATCAACGGAGTGGAGACAAGCGCCTATGCCAGCATAGACTTTCTGTCCCACAACCTGAAGGAAGCAAGTGCTGTGAAAG
- the IRS2 gene encoding insulin receptor substrate 2 isoform X1 produces the protein MASPAVLGLLPPASPPAGPNLNNNNNNNQSVRKCGYLRKQKHGHKRFFVLRGPGGGEEAAGARLEYYESEKKWRNKSGAPKRVIALDSCLNINKRADAKHKYLIALYTKDEYFAVAAENEQEQEGWYRALTDLLNEGKAACQGSPHRHLSSPFSSSCSSAAAAASLAAAGEDLNYGLITPAAAAYREVWQVTLKPKGLGQSKNLTGVHRLCLSARTIGFVRLNCELPSVTLQLMNIRRCGHSDSFFFMEVGRSAATGPGELWMQADDSVVAQNIHETILEAMKALKELSEFRPRSKSQSSSSSSSGGAAGPGGSGASATHPITVPGRRHHHHHHHHLVNLPPSQTGLLRRSRTDSLAAAAKGTPCRVRTASEGDGCRVGSAAGSPMSPGPVRTPLSRSHTLSSGGGRQAGKLLPVLAGSGLPSSRSMSMPASHSPPSATSPVSLSSSSGLGSEPAPPHHPQRPSSGSASVSGSPSDAGFMSFDEYGSSPGGDLRPFSSSSTASNRSNTPESVAETPPVRDPGGGTDLYGYMAMERPPSGRLCYRPCPDAAADKGHRKRTYSLTTPCRQRPAPPQVSSASLDEYTLMRATFAGSAGRLFPSCQAGASPKVTYTPYPEDYGDIEIGSHRSSGSSSTNLPAGGGGGGGGGDDDGYMPMTPGVAAALGQGSRGSDDYMPMSPTSVSAPKQILQPRAGVGGGSPRNGSSYKTSSPGESSPDDSGYMRMWCGSKLSMESSDGRLSSGDYINMSPRDPQHGPQAPSLTPPDFFFAPSGHGASEPPKPGCYSYSSLPRSYKSQGLAKDSDQYVFMNSPGKMIPEEGVCGAGQSPAGTFAPSSHTVPSPLRHSRTESFLSQRCQRVVRPSRLSLETLRTLLPSMNEHPLPPEPKSPGEYINIDFGDAAVYSPPLLPADSPASSLGSGTGQRRSPLSDYMNIDFGSQSPSQSGTVSVGSLEALSPGSSSSTSQPDGRYLKAAVGVACLSSPSDGGDYTEMTFGMATTPPQPIVQKPESARVTSPTAGVKRLTLSGVEAFILSSPPPDPNRGAKVIRADPQGRRRHSSETFSSTTTVTPVSPSFAHNPKRHNSASVENVSLRKSEGLEEEQGSSPMCRETSAGFQNGLNYIAIDVVDGSLANCDKARSKARHVLNGGINGVETSAYASIDFLSHNLKEASAVKGSTGRWKR, from the exons atGGCGAGCCCCgccgtgctggggctgctgccccccgccagcccccccgccggccccaacctgaacaacaacaacaacaacaaccagaGCGTGCGGAAGTGCGGCTACCTGCGCAAGCAGAAGCACGGCCACAAGCGCTTCTTCGTGttgcgcgggccgggcggcggggaggaggcggcgggcgcccggctggAGTATTACGAGAGCGAGAAGAAATGGAGGAACAAGTCCGGGGCGCCCAAGCGGGTCATCGCGCTCGACTCCTGCCTCAACATCAACAAGCGGGCCGACGCCAAGCACAAGTACCTGATCGCCCTCTACACCAAGGACGAGTACTTCGCCGTGGCGGCCGAGAacgagcaggagcaggagggctggTACCGGGCTCTCACCGACCTGCTCAACGAGGGCAAGGCGGCCTGCCAGGGCTCCCCGCACCGCCACctctcctcgcccttctcctcctcctgcagcagcgccgccgccgccgcctccctggcCGCCGCCGGCGAGGACCTCAACTACGGGCTGatcaccccggccgccgccgcctaccGGGAGGTCTGGCAGGTGACGCTGAAGCCCAAGGGCTTGGGGCAGAGCAAAAACCTCACCGGCGTGCACCGGCTGTGCCTGTCGGCCCGCACCATCGGCTTCGTGCGCCTCAACTGCGAGCTGCCCTCGGTCACGCTGCAGCTGATGAACATCCGCCGCTGCGGCCACTCCGACAGCTTCTTCTTCATGGAGGTGGGGCGCTCGGCGGCCACGGGGCCCGGCGAGCTCTGGATGCAGGCGGACGACTCGGTGGTGGCCCAAAACATCCACGAGACCATCCTGGAGGCCATGAAGGCGCTGAAGGAGCTGTCCGAGTTCCGGCCCCGCAGCAAGagccagtcctcctcctcctcctcctccgggggggccgccgggcccggcggcagcggcgcctccGCCACGCACCCCATCACCGTGCccggccgccgccaccaccaccaccaccaccaccacctggtCAACCTGCCCCCCAGCCAGACCGGTCTGCTCCGCCGCTCCCGCACCGACAGCCTGGCGGCCGCCGCCAAGGGCACGCCGTGCCGGGTGCGGACGGCCAGCGAGGGCGATGGCTGCCGGGTGGGCTCGGCGGCCGGCAGCCCCATGAGCCCCGGCCCCGTGCGCACCCCGCTCAGCCGCTCGCACACGCttagcagcggcggcggcaggcaaGCGGGGAAGCTGCTGCCGGTGCTGGCCGGGAGCGGCCTGCCGAGCAGCCGCTCCATGTCCATGCCCGCCTCCCACTCGCCCCCCTCCGCCACCAGCCccgtcagcctctcctccagcagCGGCCTCGGCTCCGAGCCCGCCCCCCCGCACCACCCGCAGCGCCCGTCCAGCGGCAGCGCCTCCGTCTCCGGCTCGCCCAGCGACGCCGGCTTCATGTCCTTCGACGAGTacggctccagccccggcggcGACCTGcggcccttctcctcctcctccaccgccAGCAACCGCAGCAACACGCCCGAGTCGGTCGCCGAGACCCCCCCGGTGCGGGACCCCGGGGGCGGCACCGACCTCTACGGCTACATGGCCATGGAGCGGCCCCCCAGCGGCCGCCTCTGCTACCGGCCCTGCCCCGACGCCGCCGCCGACAAGGGCCATCGCAAGCGGACTTACTCGCTGACCACGCCGTGCCGGcagcggcccgccccgccgcaggtCTCCTCCGCCTCCCTCGACGAGTACACGCTGATGCGCGCCACCTTcgccggcagcgccggccgcctCTTCCCCTCCTGCCAGGCGGGAGCTTCCCCCAAAGTGACCTACACCCCCTACCCCGAGGACTACGGGGACATCGAGATCGGGTCCCACCGCAGCtccggcagcagcagcaccaaccTGCCGgcaggggggggaggggggggaggaggaggagacgatgATGGCTACATGCCCATGACTCCCGGCGTGGCCGCAGCCTTAGGGCAGGGAAGCCGGGGCAGTGATGACTACATGCCCATGAGCCCCACTAGCGTGTCCGCCCCCAAGCAGATCCTGCAGCCCCGGGCTGGGGTGGGTGGTGGGTCCCCCAGGAACGGGAGCAGCTACAAGACCAGCTCTCCCGGGGAGAGCTCTCCTGATGACAGCGGCTACATGAGGATGTGGTGTGGCTCCAAGCTGTCCATGGAGAGCTCAGACGGGAGGCTGAGCAGTGGCGACTATATCAATAtgtccccccgggacccccagcatGGGCCCCAGgctccctccctcacccccccaGACTTCTTTTTCGCCCCTTCAGGGCACGGGGCCAGCGAGCCCCCCAAGCCTGGCTGCTATTCGTACAGCTCCTTACCCCGCTCCTACAAGAGTCAGGGCCTGGCTAAGGACAGTGACCAGTACGTGTTCATGAATTCCCCGGGGAAGATGATCCCAGAGGAAGGGGTGTGCGGAGCGGGTCAGTCCCCTGCCGGCACCTTCGCTCCCTCCAGCCACACGGTGCCTTCGCCCCTGCGGCACAGCCGGACCGAGAGCTTCCTGAGCCAGCGGTGCCAGCGCGTGGTCCGGCCCAGCCGCCTCTCCTTGGAGACCTTGCGGACGCTGCTGCCCAGCATGAACGAGCACCCCCTGCCGCCTGAGCCCAAGAGCCCTGGTGAATACATTAATATCGACTTTGGGGATGCCGCCGTCTACTCTCCCCCCTTGCTGCCCGCTGACAGCCCAGCCTCCTCCCTGGGCTCGGGCACAGGGCAGAGGCGTTCCCCACTCTCCGACTACATGAACATTGACTTTGGTTcacagtcaccctcccagtcaggCACGGTCTCGGTGGGCTCCCTGGAAGCGCTCTCGCCAGGCTCTTCCTCCAGCACTAGCCAGCCTGACGGGCGCTACCTGAAGGCGGCCGTGGGGGTGGCTTGTTTGTCCAGCCCGTCCGATGGTGGGGATTACACCGAGATgacctttggcatggccaccacCCCACCCCAGCCCATCGTTCAGAAGCCAGAAAGTGCCCGGGTTAccagccccacggcgggggtGAAGAGGCTCACCCTCTCCGGGGTGGAGGCGTTCATTCTTTCCAGCCCTCCCCCCGACCCCAACCGTGGGGCCAAGGTCATTCGTGCGGATCCCCAGGGGCGCCGGAGGCACAGCTCTGAGActttctcctccaccaccactgtgacccccgtgtccccctcctttgcacacaaccccaaaaggcacaaCTCGGCCTCAGTGGAGAATGTGTCCCTCAGGAAAAGCGAAGGcctggaggaggagcagggcagcagccccaTGTGCCGGGAGACCTCAGCTGGCTTCCAGAATGGCCTCAACTACATTGCCATCGACGTGGTGGACGGCAGCCTGGCGAACTGTGACAAAGCCAGGTCTAAAGCCAGGCACGTCCTGAACGGGGGCATCAACGGAGTGGAGACAAGCGCCTATGCCAGCATAGACTTTCTGTCCCACAACCTGAAGGAAGCAAGTGCTGTGAAAG gaAGTACAGGAAGATGGAAAAGATGA